Proteins co-encoded in one Chitinophagales bacterium genomic window:
- a CDS encoding T9SS type A sorting domain-containing protein — protein MLLLQFQLTNIEGRVVLKEWVEDGTQVDIADLAAGIYIATWLQEGQALKREKVVVLE, from the coding sequence TTGCTTCTCCTCCAATTCCAACTCACCAACATTGAAGGTCGAGTCGTTTTGAAAGAGTGGGTTGAAGATGGAACTCAGGTTGATATTGCAGACTTGGCAGCAGGGATTTACATCGCTACATGGCTTCAAGAGGGACAGGCATTGAAGCGAGAGAAGGTGGTGGTTTTGGAGTAG
- a CDS encoding T9SS type A sorting domain-containing protein: MVGNYWYLQDLTNATQKLQQIPITTVANLAFVDVYTIVLNTPIGQQPTTTEEQTIRNYAAHSDVAIATMAESVLAYYYDDEYIRYSTPIPSSHTSKRAIEELSAIFQIIPNPSDNYVKIVLQTDFFITKASKQVVLMDITGQVIIEKNIQEASIQLDVRNLEEGMYLVAVKENNAITYIDKLMITK, translated from the coding sequence TTGGTAGGCAATTATTGGTATTTGCAAGATTTGACGAATGCGACTCAAAAACTTCAACAAATTCCAATTACAACTGTTGCCAATCTCGCTTTTGTGGATGTTTATACCATTGTCCTGAATACTCCTATTGGACAACAACCTACAACTACAGAAGAACAAACAATTCGCAATTACGCTGCACACAGTGATGTCGCTATAGCTACAATGGCAGAAAGCGTACTCGCATATTATTATGATGACGAGTATATTCGTTATTCTACGCCAATTCCTTCCAGTCATACCTCCAAACGAGCAATAGAAGAATTGTCAGCCATCTTCCAGATAATCCCCAATCCAAGTGACAATTACGTAAAGATTGTATTGCAAACAGATTTCTTTATTACTAAAGCGAGTAAACAAGTGGTGCTAATGGATATTACAGGCCAAGTAATCATTGAAAAAAACATACAAGAAGCGTCTATCCAATTGGATGTCCGCAATTTAGAAGAAGGCATGTATTTGGTCGCAGTAAAAGAAAATAATGCGATAACGTACATTGATAAATTGATGATTACGAAGTAA
- a CDS encoding M43 family zinc metalloprotease — translation MASSLTVYPQYDFCLTKNEPDYIQYLENSGVAVTKSQSIDYIRIYFHVIRKSDGTGGRTIEDVYQMLEILRQDFAPHNIAFQLECMDYIDNDIFYSFENVNKFGAQVFSIIGTNYHQDGIDIYVYSGEDSVNDETYEGGLADTPSEYNDGNPREAPFFSFIAIGGISDNCDFDTNCKPYWPPGIDIALSGALTHEMGHCLGLHHTFRGACGYDPYSCQNWLMEVMLHIVETLYQILLPIQVYLFILISKPVFGMEEQALIH, via the coding sequence TTGGCTTCATCGCTTACAGTATATCCTCAATATGATTTTTGTCTCACTAAAAATGAACCTGATTATATTCAATATTTGGAAAATAGTGGAGTAGCTGTTACTAAATCTCAATCAATTGATTATATTAGAATATACTTTCACGTAATTAGAAAAAGTGATGGTACAGGAGGACGTACAATTGAAGATGTATACCAAATGTTAGAAATTCTTCGCCAAGATTTTGCGCCTCATAATATAGCATTTCAACTAGAATGTATGGATTATATAGATAATGATATTTTTTATTCTTTTGAAAATGTTAATAAATTTGGCGCACAAGTTTTTAGCATTATTGGCACAAATTACCATCAAGATGGGATTGATATATATGTTTATTCTGGTGAAGATAGTGTAAACGATGAAACTTATGAAGGAGGGCTTGCAGATACACCAAGTGAATACAATGATGGCAATCCTAGGGAAGCCCCTTTCTTTTCATTTATTGCAATAGGAGGCATTAGTGATAATTGTGATTTTGACACCAATTGTAAACCGTATTGGCCTCCAGGTATTGATATAGCATTGAGTGGTGCATTAACGCATGAGATGGGTCACTGTTTAGGCTTACACCATACTTTCAGAGGAGCATGTGGATATGACCCTTATTCCTGTCAGAATTGGTTGATGGAAGTAATGCTGCATATTGTGGAGACTTTGTATCAGATACTCCTGCCGATCCAGGTATATCTTTTTATACTGATTTCCAAACCTGTGTTTGGGATGGAGGAACAAGCCTTAATACACTGA
- a CDS encoding T9SS type A sorting domain-containing protein — translation MFIFYTSKPLQIQLTNIEGRVVLKEWIEDGTRLDIADLAAGIYIATWLQNGQALKREKVVVLE, via the coding sequence ATTTTTATCTTTTACACCTCCAAACCCCTTCAAATCCAACTCACCAACATCGAAGGGCGAGTAGTTTTGAAGGAATGGATAGAAGATGGAACACGCTTGGACATTGCAGACTTGGCAGCAGGGATTTACATCGCTACTTGGCTGCAAAATGGACAGGCGTTGAAGCGGGAGAAGGTGGTGGTTTTGGAGTAG
- a CDS encoding cell division protein ZapA, which produces MSKQSLNIKVEIADKLYRLQVTPEDEAFVRKAAHSIKQKMKELKGEYLSSEKQDYLAMVCLLICVDLLKQEKQQTLENKQLEEKLLQLDTILSDFLKEKE; this is translated from the coding sequence ATGAGTAAACAATCATTAAATATAAAAGTAGAAATTGCAGATAAGCTTTATCGACTTCAAGTAACTCCTGAAGATGAGGCATTTGTACGCAAAGCCGCTCACTCCATCAAGCAGAAGATGAAGGAACTAAAAGGAGAATACTTATCAAGTGAAAAGCAAGATTATTTGGCAATGGTTTGCCTGTTGATTTGTGTAGATTTGTTGAAGCAGGAAAAACAGCAAACTCTGGAAAATAAACAGTTGGAAGAAAAACTACTTCAATTGGACACTATTTTGTCCGATTTTTTAAAAGAAAAAGAATAA